A single region of the Anabaena sphaerica FACHB-251 genome encodes:
- a CDS encoding alpha/beta fold hydrolase, with translation MATIEIFGVPHAYELTAPTSCPHALVFIHGWLNSRGYWQPVISRLSVDLQCLSYDLRGFGKSQSQPKLDCNRAETVLALNSTTDPKFVSYPGDSLYSPSAYSRDLVALLELLNIPSVWLIGHSLGGTIALWTAAQLADRVKGVICINAGGGIYLKEAFEQFRSTGQKFLQVRPRWLYQLPLIDLLFTRASVARPLDRYWARQRVIDFVVADPEAALGTLLDSTTEEEVNRLPQLVSQLKQPVYFLSGADDKVMEPKYVRHLASFHRLFQYVGDNFIEIPNCGHLAMLEQPDAVAHHIRSLVIGH, from the coding sequence ATGGCAACAATAGAAATCTTCGGCGTTCCCCACGCTTATGAGTTAACGGCTCCCACGTCTTGCCCCCATGCTTTAGTGTTTATCCACGGTTGGCTCAACAGCCGTGGATACTGGCAACCTGTGATTTCTCGCCTATCAGTTGATTTGCAGTGCTTGTCTTATGATTTGCGAGGTTTTGGTAAATCTCAGTCTCAGCCTAAATTGGATTGTAATCGAGCAGAAACTGTTTTGGCGCTCAATTCCACCACAGATCCTAAATTTGTTAGCTATCCTGGTGATTCTCTGTATTCTCCCTCTGCATACTCTCGCGATTTAGTAGCTCTTCTGGAACTTCTAAATATTCCTAGTGTTTGGCTAATTGGTCATTCTTTGGGAGGTACTATTGCTCTATGGACAGCGGCTCAATTGGCTGACCGTGTTAAAGGTGTTATTTGTATTAATGCAGGTGGTGGGATTTATCTCAAAGAAGCATTTGAGCAGTTTCGCTCAACGGGTCAAAAATTTCTACAAGTTCGGCCACGTTGGCTGTACCAATTACCTTTGATTGATTTACTGTTTACTAGGGCGAGTGTGGCACGTCCTTTAGATCGGTATTGGGCGCGTCAACGAGTCATTGATTTCGTTGTTGCTGATCCAGAAGCAGCACTGGGTACGCTTTTAGATTCCACGACGGAAGAAGAAGTGAACCGCTTACCCCAGTTGGTTTCACAGCTAAAGCAGCCAGTTTATTTTTTATCTGGTGCTGATGATAAGGTGATGGAACCCAAGTATGTGCGCCATTTAGCCAGCTTTCATCGGCTTTTCCAATACGTTGGTGATAATTTTATTGAAATTCCTAATTGTGGACACCTGGCAATGTTAGAACAGCCAGATGCAGTTGCTCATCACATCCGGTCATTAGTCATTGGTCATTAG
- a CDS encoding GNAT family N-acetyltransferase, translated as MGFWKTWFSSSESVATNKTTAFEDHTRGDKGNSNAVSDSIVFSTERDIDLYELEELCDAVGWSRRPLRKVKKAIEHSFLVASMWQVRGNKRRLIGFARATSDHAFNATIWDVVVHPDFQSQGLGKALMKYVLKKLRSEEISNVTLFADPHVVDFYRTMGFIPDPEGIKGMFWYPQ; from the coding sequence ATGGGTTTTTGGAAAACTTGGTTTAGTAGTTCTGAATCTGTAGCGACAAATAAAACAACCGCATTTGAGGATCATACACGGGGAGATAAAGGCAACTCTAACGCCGTCAGCGATAGCATCGTTTTCAGCACTGAGCGAGATATCGACCTGTATGAACTAGAAGAACTCTGTGATGCGGTTGGTTGGTCGCGTCGCCCGCTGAGAAAAGTAAAAAAAGCCATTGAGCATAGTTTTCTCGTCGCGTCTATGTGGCAAGTACGAGGAAATAAAAGGCGGTTAATTGGTTTTGCTCGTGCTACCTCAGATCATGCTTTTAATGCCACTATTTGGGATGTGGTAGTTCATCCAGACTTCCAAAGTCAAGGTCTGGGTAAGGCATTGATGAAATATGTCCTCAAAAAACTCAGAAGTGAAGAAATTAGCAATGTTACTCTCTTCGCTGATCCCCATGTTGTAGATTTTTACCGGACTATGGGGTTTATTCCTGATCCAGAAGGTATTAAAGGGATGTTTTGGTATCCTCAATGA
- a CDS encoding Tic22 family protein yields the protein MKSLVRWGVTLGLVGSTLLGSVVAVNFPALALSEQQIKDKLDSVPVYLITNDKGLPLSRTLPAQNGQQGASVTGVYMSRQEALTFIKELRNAKNKDPKVEEMAKKLQVTAVPLGVIYQQLQQSKNQPNRLLFAFKPVDQEIKGALALLKASGQKIDQFKSVPVFAVRFAPDKGYVPIELGANKQQMIPLFLSKQDAQGLLTQVKQKFPKADIQVIDVDGVIKTLTDKNDSWLNQVVLVPSPESREYIKTLPRDNAPKPKALPSKQR from the coding sequence ATGAAATCATTGGTTCGCTGGGGCGTAACGCTAGGTTTAGTAGGTAGTACATTGCTGGGAAGTGTGGTAGCCGTCAATTTTCCCGCACTGGCATTATCAGAACAACAAATAAAAGATAAATTAGACTCAGTACCAGTTTACTTGATTACTAATGACAAAGGTTTACCTCTGAGTCGTACCCTTCCAGCACAAAATGGTCAACAAGGGGCATCGGTGACAGGTGTATATATGAGTCGCCAGGAAGCTTTGACCTTTATCAAAGAATTGCGTAACGCCAAAAATAAAGACCCAAAAGTTGAAGAAATGGCTAAAAAGCTGCAAGTTACTGCCGTGCCTCTAGGTGTAATTTATCAGCAATTGCAACAAAGCAAAAACCAGCCAAATCGACTTTTATTTGCTTTTAAACCTGTAGACCAAGAAATAAAAGGTGCTTTAGCTTTGCTAAAAGCAAGCGGTCAGAAAATAGATCAATTTAAAAGCGTACCTGTTTTTGCAGTGAGGTTTGCACCTGACAAAGGATATGTACCAATTGAATTGGGTGCTAATAAACAGCAAATGATTCCTTTATTTCTGAGCAAACAAGATGCACAAGGTTTATTAACCCAAGTAAAGCAGAAGTTTCCTAAGGCTGATATTCAAGTCATAGATGTAGATGGGGTGATTAAGACTTTAACAGATAAAAATGATTCCTGGTTAAACCAGGTGGTTTTAGTTCCATCCCCAGAGTCTAGAGAATATATCAAGACTCTACCTAGAGATAACGCTCCCAAACCAAAAGCTTTACCTTCTAAGCAGCGTTAA